The following proteins come from a genomic window of Phycodurus eques isolate BA_2022a chromosome 9, UOR_Pequ_1.1, whole genome shotgun sequence:
- the ccdc85b gene encoding coiled-coil domain-containing protein 85B, protein MSNEGEILTRELSKMSDEDLLACSKEELLSRLRKEESEKISALIQRGRLIKEVNKQLQGHLLEIRELKVINQRLQEENVELRDLCCFLDDDRLKVKKLAREWQHFGHHAAKVMREDLGGYLKKLAELERTQDGLVKENLDLKELCLVLEEECVSRSDSSPGGSTELALPCMVARDLGDGSSSTGSVGSPDQLHLVCSPDD, encoded by the coding sequence atgAGCAACGAAGGGGAGATCCTGACGCGAGAGCTGTCGAAGATGTCGGACGAGGACCTGCTGGCGTGCTCCAAGGAAGAGCTGCTGAGTCGTCTGCGCAAGGAGGAGTCGGAGAAGATCTCTGCCCTCATCCAGCGGGGGCGTCTCATCAAGGAGGTGAACAAGCAGCTCCAGGGCCACCTGCTGGAGATCCGGGAGCTCAAAGTCATCAACCAGCGCCTGCAGGAGGAGAACGTTGAGCTGCGGGACCTGTGCTGCTTCCTGGATGACGACCGGCTAAAGGTGAAGAAGCTGGCACGTGAGTGGCAGCATTTTGGCCACCACGCTGCCAAAGTCATGCGGGAGGACCTGGGCGGCTACTTGAAGAAGCTGGCCGAGCTGGAGCGCACCCAGGACGGCCTGGTCAAGGAGAACCTGGACCTCAAGGAGCTGTGCCTGGTCTTGGAGGAGGAGTGCGTCAGCCGGAGCGACTCCAGCCCCGGGGGGTCCACCGAGCTGGCGCTGCCGTGCATGGTCGCCAGGGACCTGGGGGACGGGAGCTCGAGCACGGGAAGCGTGGGGAGTCCGGACCAGCTCCACTTGGTGTGCTCGCCGGATGACTGA